A stretch of Buteo buteo chromosome 9, bButBut1.hap1.1, whole genome shotgun sequence DNA encodes these proteins:
- the OSBPL7 gene encoding oxysterol-binding protein-related protein 7 isoform X2, whose protein sequence is MGSHEKDSSSPKRALSRSNSTVSSKHSSVQQGSESWEVVEEPRTRGSPGQEPQRHEGYLLKKRKWPLKGWHKRYFVLENGILKYATTRQDVLKGKLHGAIDIRQSVMSVNKKAQRVDLDTEENIYHLKIKSPELFTSWVSSLCSHHQGERPEPCPRGGPTGRTPTNAQGQWTRILPSGSAPALSTLASSRDKVNAWLKDSEGLERCSAELSECQAKLQELTGMLQSLEALHRIPSAPLISGSQPSAAAERPKKGRRTTKIWCTQSFAKDDTIGRVGRLHGSVPNLSRYLEPSQSQLPFSLPPEYSQLQRSFWVLAQKVHGSLSSVVAALTAERARLEEMRQALDRQRSTPRPGSAGNAGAALRRFHSLSVSSDTTLDSFASLHPDELDALPAKGREQQLSNRSIVSLADSHTEFFDACEVFLSASSSENEPSDDESCISEATTSACEDTAEPGGPGRPPTGAEGPGIPVEPSPLELPGPDLRRRSCLPAPPAPPGDVSLWGLLRSSVGKDLSRVALPVQLNEPLNTLQRLCEELEYSALLDRASRARDPRQRLVYVAAFAVSAYASTYYRAGSKPFNPVLGETYECVRPDRGFRFISEQVCHHPPISACHAESDNFVFWQDMRWKNKFWGKSLEIVPMGTVNVQLPRTGDHFEWNKVTTCIHNVLSGPRWIEHYGEVLIRNTRDASYHCKITFCKARYWGAGANEVQGVVLSRSGTVVERLAGKWHEGLHRGPAPGQCVWRANPMPRNHERNYGFTQFALELNELTPELRRVLPSTDTRLRPDQRYLEEGNVPAAETQKRQIEQLQRDRRRVMEENNITHQARFFRRLTDANGKESWVTNNTYWKLRLDPGFSHLDSAVLW, encoded by the exons ATGGGCAGCCACGAGAAGGACTCGTCCTCTCCAAAAAGGGCCCTGTCGCGCTCCAACAGCACCGTGTCTTCCAAGCACAGCAGCGTTCAGCAG GGCTCGGAGAgctgggaggtggtggaggAGCCGCGGACGCGGGGCAGCCCGGGCCAGGAGCCGCAGCGGCACGAGGGGTACTTGCTCAAGAAGAGAAAATGGCCCCTAAAGGGCTGGCACAAG AGGTACTTCGTGCTGGAAAATGGCATCCTGAAATATGCCACCACACGCCAGGAT GTCCTCAAGGGCAAACTGCATGGAGCCATCGACATCCGTCAGTCCGTCATGTCTGTCAACAAGAAGGCGCAGCGGGTTGACCTAGACACGGAGGAGAACATCTACCACCTCAAG ATCAAGTCCCCGGAGCTCTTCACCAGCTGGGtgagcagcctctgctcccatCACCAGGGCGAGAGGCCCGAGCCCTGCCCCAGGGGGGGTCCCACGGGGAGGACCCCCACCAACGCGCAG ggccAGTGGACACGGATCCTGCCCTCGGGCAGCGCCCCTGCCCTCTCCACCCTCGCCAGCTCCCGGGACAAGGTGAACGCCTGGCTGAAGGACAGCGAGGGGCTGGAGCGCTGCTCGGCTG AGCTGTCGGAGTGCCAGGCGAAGCTGCAGGAGCTGACTGGCATGCTGCAGAGCCTGGAGGCCCTGCACCGCATCCCCTCGGCTCCTCTCATCTCCGGCAGCCAG CCCTCGGCCGCTGCGGAGAGGCCGAAGAAGGGCAGGAGAACCACCAAGATCTGGTGCACCCAGAGCTTCGCCAAGGATGACACCATCGGCAGG GTGGGCCGCCTGCACGGCTCCGTCCCCAACCTCTCGCGCTACCTGGAGCCGTCCCAGAGCCAGCTGCCCTTCAGCCTCCCCCCCGAGTACAGCCAGCTGCAGAGGAGCTTCTGGGTCCTGGCCCAGAAAG TGCACGGCTCGCTCAGCAGCGTGGTGGCCGCGCTGACGGCCGAGAGGGCCCGTCTGGAGGAGATGCGGCAGGCGCTGGACCGACAACGCTCAACCCCGCGCCCGGGCAGTGCCGGCAATGCCGGG GCTGCCCTGCGCCGCTTCCACTCCCTCTCCGTCTCCTCCGACACCACCCTGGACTCCTTCGCCTCGCTGCACCCCGACGAG CTGGACGCGCTGCCGGCCAAAGGCCgggagcagcagctctccaACCGCAGCATCGTCTCGCTGGCCGACTCGCACACCGAATTCTTCGACGCCTGCGAGGTCTTCCTCTCCGCCAGCTCCTCTGAGAATGAG CCTTCGGACGATGAGTCGTGCATCAGCGAGGCCACCACCAGCGCCTGCGAGGACACGGCTGAACCAGGGGGGCCGGGTCGTCCCCCGACAG gagcagagggtcCGGGGATTCCGGTGGAACCGTCACCGCTTGAATTACCGGGCCCGGATCTACGGCGACGTAgctgcctgcccgccccccccgcccccccgggaGACGTGAGTTTGTGGGGTCTCTTGCGGAGCAGCGTGGGGAAGGATCTGTCCCGCGTGGCGTTGCCCGTACAACTCAACGAACCGCTCAACACGCTCCAGCGGCTCTGCGAGGAGCTGGAGTACAGCGCGCTGCTGGACCGCGCCAGTCGCGCCCGCGACCCCCGCCAGCGCCTG GTTTACGTGGCCGCCTTCGCCGTGTCCGCCTACGCCTCCACCTACTACCGGGCGGGCAGCAAACCCTTCAACCCGGTGCTGGGCGAGACCTACGAGTGCGTGCGGCCCGACCGCGGGTTCCGTTTCATCAGCGAGCAG GTTTGCCACCACCCCCCCATCTCCGCCTGCCATGCCGAGTCTGACAACTTCGTCTTCTGGCAAG acatgAGGTGGAAGAACAAATTCTGGGGCAAGTCCCTGGAGATCGTCCCCATGGGCACCGTCAACGTCCAGCTGCCCAG GACCGGGGACCACTTCGAGTGGAACAAGGTGACGACGTGCATCCACAACGTCCTCAGCGGCCCCCGCTGGATCGAGCACTACGGGGAGGTGCTGATCCGCAACACCCGCGACGCCTCCTACCACTGCAAGATCACCTTCTGCAAG GCACGGTACTGGGGCGCGGGGGCCAACGAGGTGCAGGGGGTCGTGCTGAGCCGCAGCGGGACGGTGGTGGAGCGCCTGGCCGGCAAGTGGCACGAGGGGCTGCACCGCGGGCCTGCGCCAGGGCAGTGTGTCTGGAGAGCCA ACCCCATGCCCCGCAACCACGAGAGAAACTACGGCTTCACCCAGTTTGCCCTGGAGCTGAACGAGCTCACGCCCGAGCTGCGGCGGGTCCTGCCTTCCACCGACACCCGCCTGCGCCCCGACCAGCG GTACCTGGAGGAAGGCAACGTGCCGGCGGCCGAGACGCAGAAGCGCCAGATCGAGCAGCTGCAGCGGGACCGACGCCGCGTCATGGAGGAGAACAACATCACGCACCAGGCTCGCTTCTTCAG GCGGCTGACGGATGCCAACGGCAAGGAGTCGTGGGTCACCAACAACACCTACTGGAAGCTGCGCCTGGATCCCGGCTTCTCCCACCTGGACAGCGCGGTGCTCTGGTAG